ATTTATATAGGTTATAGTGCAAAAACCAAAGTTAAAGCCATCCTTTTAGGTATTGTTGGTGCAACACCATTGCTTTATTTAGCATTTGGAGGGCTTTTAGGCCCTTATGGAGCATCAGAAATGGGGGATTTAATCATCACAATCACCATACTCAGTCTTGGTGGAATAATGGCATTCTTTGGATCTTACCTCTATAAAGATAGAGCAAAAACTAAAGAAGAATACGAAGAGGCAAGTAATGTTAAAGGAACTAAAAATATTCCTATAAACAAAGCAAAAAGGAAAAAATTCGAAGACAGCGGCAGTGTTAAAACTAATATCCGCAACCTTTTCTTACCAAGTAGAAAAAAGAAATAGAACAAATAAAACAAATTTTAATTAGAATTCAAAGGAATTCTAATACTTTTCTCTTTTTTAAGATCTTTAATTAAATTTATTAAACTATTAGAACTATTTTTAAATAAATAATTAGTTTCAACAATACCAAACTAATCCCAATACAATTAATAAAAAAAGTATAAAAACTAAAAAAAATTAAAAGAAAAGAAATAATAAAAGTATAAAAACTAAAAAAATTAAAAGAAAAGAAATAATAAAAGTATAAAAACTAAAAAAATTAAAAGAGAAGAAATAATAAAAGTATAAAAACTAAAAAAATTAAAAGAGAAGAAATATTAAATTTATGTAATAATCTTTTCAAATCCACCATTTTCTAATGCCATTTTAATTTCACGTGCAACTCTTCTTCCCATACTCATACCTTCACCATATTTAAGGTAGCTGTAAGAAGAACCTTCCATGAAAGTGTTAGTACCGCCATCAGTTCTTGCACTTGTTTCAAATACAACAACTTCAAGGTTATCATTTACAAGAGTTTGGATACAGAATGGACCATTTAAACCTGGTTTTACAAGTTCTGCAGCACTTTTAACTAATTTATCACCAATTTCAAATGCCTGTGGAAGTAATGATTCCCTCATAACAACTGGATGGTTACCAGTTACAACATAAGATGGACTAATATCAATAGATAATTGGTCTTTAGCAGGCATTCTTACAAATCCATCAATACTAGATTCATACCTACTATCCATACCCATAAGTTCCACTTCATCATTTAATGCAGAGTAGAAGTAGTGGATACAGTAATTACAACCAGATACATATTCTTCTATGTGAGCTTGTGCTACATCTTCATCTTCAATCCATCCACGTTCTTTCATTGCATCAATTTTATCATTAAATTCTTCAGGAGATGAAGCTACAAAGTATCCTCTTCCACCTCTTGCTCCAGGGAATTTAACCATTACAGCACGGTCAATTTTTGATGGATCATCATATTTCACGGGGATTCTAATTTTACCATTTACAAGTAATTGTCTTTCTAAGTCTCTTTCAGCTTCCCATCTTAAGATGTCTCTGTTACCAAACATAGGAACATTGAATTTATCTTCAACATTATCCAAACCTGCATATGCAACAAAAGACCCATGAGGAATAACAATTGCATTCATGTCTCTTAGCTTTTGCTGAACATCTTCATTTACAATATCTTTAAATTCATCAACCATAATGAATTCATCTGCAACTTTAAAACGTTCATAAGGTATTTCTCTACCTTTTTCACAGACAATAGCAGTTCTAAATCCTTCTTTTTTAGCACCATTAAGAATATGTAAAGAAGTGTGGCTACCTAAGGTAGCAATAGTAATATTTTCTTTATCATACCCTTCTAAAATCTCCAATATTTTATTTTTACTAACTTTTCCCATTTTTAATCTCCTGAATGAAATAATTTGTCAAAACAAAATCATAAAACTAAAAATAATGTTGAAACAAAATCATAAAACTAAAAATAATTTTATCAATAAATATATTATATTCTTATAAACTTATAAAGTTTTATTATTAACTTTCATATATAGCATATTAAAAACAAAAAATATATTTTCAAATTATGAAAAATGAGGCTTTTTTAAAAATCTAAAAAATTTTTTTAAAAAAAAAAACCAGAAAAATAATGGGCTTTTTTAAAAATCTAAAAATAAATTTTTTAAAAAAAACCAGAAAAATAAGAAAATTGATTAATTTTCTAATAAACTATATAGTTCATATAAAACAGAAATATTATTGTTATATTAAAAGTGATAAATAATATTAAAAAATTTAAAAAAAATTAATTTATTAAAAACAACGTGAAAATATGTTAATTGGATTAATATCAGATACCCATATTCCAGATAGAAGAGTCAAGCTTCCCCAAAAAGTTTTAGAAACTTTTAAAGATGTAGATTTAATTCTTCATGCAGGAGATATAACAAGTAAAAGTGTTATTGATGAATTAGAATCTATAGCTCCAGTAGTTGCAGTTGAAGGAAATATGGATAGGGTTGTTGGTGAGATGGATTTACCTGCCTCTAAGATTATTGAGGTAGAAGGGCATAAAATTGGGATTATTCATGGAGAAGTTTATCCAAGGGGAGATACACAAAATTTATATTACTCTGCATTAGAATTAGGAGTAGACATTCTCGTAAGTGGACATTCACATATAGCACAACTTGAAAAGATTAAAGATGTTATTTTAGTAAATCCAGGAAGCCCGACAAATCCACGATTATCTGATCCATCTGTTGCATTAATGGAAATAAATGGTGATGATATTAGTATAGAATTTGTTCAAACTGGAAGGCCAGTTTGTTCTGCATTAAATTTCTCGAAAAAAGCTAAAAAAGATAATTAAAGTGAATGAAAAAGACAATTAATTAAATTTAAATCTAATTATTTAAATAATAAGTCATTTAAACAAATTTTTGGAGGGTTAAAATGGGAAGTAAATGGCAGGTAGAAAAGAAAAAGGATCCCTATTATAAAAGAGCTAAAAGTGAAGAATATCGTTCAAGAGCATCATATAAACTTAAACAACTTGATAAAAAATATAAAATCATTAAAGAAGGAGATACTGTACTAGATTTAGGTGCTGCTCCAGGCGGATGGTCTCAAGTTGCTTTAGAAAAAGTAGGTGAAGAGGGAATAGTTGTAGGGGTAGATTTAAACAGAATCAAGCCCTTCCATGAAGCTAACTATTATGGTATTAGAGGAGACTTTACAAAAGAAATTGTTCAAGAGAAAATTATGGAATTAACTAATGGTAAGGTTAAAGTTTTAATCTCAGATGCTGCACCTTCATTAACTGGAGTTAAAGACTTGGACCAGTTAAGATCTGTTGATCTTGTTGAAACCGTCTTTAAAATTGCAGATAATCTTCTTGAAACTGAAGGAAATTTAGTAATTAAAGCCTTTCAAGGGTCTGAATACAAAAATCTTTTAGATAGTATAAAATATGATTTTAGAAAAGTAAAATCTACTAAACCACCATCATCAAGACAAAAAAGTAAAGAAATGTATATTGTAGGTTTAGGTTATAGGAAAGGTCCAAAAAAGAAAAAATAGTTAATTTTTAAAAAAATTAATATATAAAACTGATTCAAAACTGTATAATAAATAAAATTGATTTAAAAAAGCAATAAGTAGAAAAATAATGTATAAAAATAAAAAAAGTAAGTTAAATAAAAAGTATTATTTAACTGATAAACTGTTATAAGCTTCTTGAGCTATTTTTAAATCTTCTCTTGCTTGTTTTAATCTTTTATCAACTTCCTTAGCAGGTTTTCCCATCGATAATGCACTATCTACATCACTTAAATCATTTTGAAACCTTATAAGTTCTACTTGGGCATTGACAAATTCTCTTTCTAAAGTAATATTGTCCATAGCATAAATTTTATTACCTGTATTATTAAATTGAGCTTCTAAATTAGAATAATTAGATTTTAATTCAGCTAATTGATCATATTGAGTACCGGAAGATATTCCTCCAGTTAAATTAGAAGAAACTAAGCTAAAACCAACATAAGCAACTGCAGCAACAGTAGCGACAATCATTATAACTCCTAAAACAGAAATTAACATAG
Above is a window of Methanobrevibacter olleyae DNA encoding:
- a CDS encoding formate--phosphoribosylaminoimidazolecarboxamide ligase, giving the protein MGKVSKNKILEILEGYDKENITIATLGSHTSLHILNGAKKEGFRTAIVCEKGREIPYERFKVADEFIMVDEFKDIVNEDVQQKLRDMNAIVIPHGSFVAYAGLDNVEDKFNVPMFGNRDILRWEAERDLERQLLVNGKIRIPVKYDDPSKIDRAVMVKFPGARGGRGYFVASSPEEFNDKIDAMKERGWIEDEDVAQAHIEEYVSGCNYCIHYFYSALNDEVELMGMDSRYESSIDGFVRMPAKDQLSIDISPSYVVTGNHPVVMRESLLPQAFEIGDKLVKSAAELVKPGLNGPFCIQTLVNDNLEVVVFETSARTDGGTNTFMEGSSYSYLKYGEGMSMGRRVAREIKMALENGGFEKIIT
- a CDS encoding UbiA family prenyltransferase, with the protein product MVDAEKGKRAKVTKNKNTNLPYIDLKSLIFGAAAYAFFPLMAYQHNIDILMAFAAIGPIYIGYSAKTKVKAILLGIVGATPLLYLAFGGLLGPYGASEMGDLIITITILSLGGIMAFFGSYLYKDRAKTKEEYEEASNVKGTKNIPINKAKRKKFEDSGSVKTNIRNLFLPSRKKK
- a CDS encoding YfcE family phosphodiesterase, which codes for MLIGLISDTHIPDRRVKLPQKVLETFKDVDLILHAGDITSKSVIDELESIAPVVAVEGNMDRVVGEMDLPASKIIEVEGHKIGIIHGEVYPRGDTQNLYYSALELGVDILVSGHSHIAQLEKIKDVILVNPGSPTNPRLSDPSVALMEINGDDISIEFVQTGRPVCSALNFSKKAKKDN
- a CDS encoding RlmE family RNA methyltransferase; translation: MGSKWQVEKKKDPYYKRAKSEEYRSRASYKLKQLDKKYKIIKEGDTVLDLGAAPGGWSQVALEKVGEEGIVVGVDLNRIKPFHEANYYGIRGDFTKEIVQEKIMELTNGKVKVLISDAAPSLTGVKDLDQLRSVDLVETVFKIADNLLETEGNLVIKAFQGSEYKNLLDSIKYDFRKVKSTKPPSSRQKSKEMYIVGLGYRKGPKKKK